The Elgaria multicarinata webbii isolate HBS135686 ecotype San Diego chromosome 1, rElgMul1.1.pri, whole genome shotgun sequence genome has a window encoding:
- the TM2D1 gene encoding TM2 domain-containing protein 1 — MAAWQEKLWSESKRKKSSATAFWSVGTLWLACFTARGVAGGDPPLKCEDLRIGQYLCEDPKIDNETQEPLKCTNHTAYVACLPAPNTTCKDFNGNETQFTGKEIGFYKPIECRNVNGYSYKVAVALSLFLGWLGADRFYLGYPALGLLKFCTVGFCGIGSLIDFILISMQIVGPSDGSSYIIDYYGARLTRLSITNETFRKPQVYP, encoded by the exons ATGGCCGCCTGGCAGGAGAAGCTGTGGTCAGAGAGCAAGAGGAAGAAAAGTAGCGCGACAGCTTTCTGGTCTGTGGGAACCTTGTGGCTGGCTTGTTTCACGGCACGGGGTGTGGCGGGTGGCGATCCTCCACTGAAGTGCGAAGACCTGCGAATCGGACA ATATCTTTGTGAAGATCCTAAAATAGACAATGAGACACAAGAACCATTGAAGTGTACAAATCACACTGCATACG TTGCCTGTCTTCCAGCACCAAATACTACTTGTAAGGATTTCAATGGGAATGAAACTCAGTTTACTGGAAAAGAAATTGGATTTTACAAGCCCATAGAGTGTCGAAATGT aaaTGGTTACTCCTATAAAGTAGCAGTAGCTCTGTCCTTATTTCTTGGATGGTTGGGAGCAGATAGATTTTATCTAGGATATCCTGCATTAG GTTTGTTAAAGTTCTGCACAGTAGGGTTTTGCGGAATTGGTAGTTTGATTGACTTCATTCTGATTTCAATGCAA ATCGTGGGACCTTCAGATGGCTCTAGTTACATCATAGATTATTATGGAGCAAGACTTACCAGACTGAGTATTACCAATGAGACATTCAGAAAACCTCAAGTATACCCTTAA